In Betaproteobacteria bacterium, the following proteins share a genomic window:
- a CDS encoding PAS domain S-box protein, protein MTRPLDQAGGDLYRALVECAADAIIFADREGLIRLWNSGSEALFGYAASEVIGQSLDIIIPERLRRAHWDGYRSALAAGHTLHGRHALPTRSMHRNGSRLYVELSFSVVKDAQGTVIGAMSIGRDITARYLKEHEHKARADGSGA, encoded by the coding sequence ATGACTCGTCCCCTGGATCAGGCCGGCGGCGATTTGTACCGGGCGCTCGTGGAGTGCGCAGCGGACGCAATCATCTTTGCCGACCGCGAGGGACTGATACGGCTCTGGAATTCCGGTTCGGAGGCGCTTTTCGGCTACGCCGCGAGCGAAGTCATCGGCCAGAGCCTGGATATCATCATTCCGGAGCGGCTGCGGCGCGCGCATTGGGACGGCTATCGCAGCGCGCTTGCGGCGGGACACACGCTGCACGGGCGCCACGCACTGCCGACGCGCTCGATGCACAGGAATGGCTCCAGGCTCTACGTCGAGCTCAGTTTCAGCGTCGTCAAGGACGCGCAGGGCACGGTGATCGGCGCCATGTCCATCGGACGCGACATCACCGCGCGATACCTGAAGGAGCACGAGCACAAGGCGCGTGCCGACGGATCC